The Streptomyces sp. V4I8 genome includes the window GGGAAGTCCTTGCGGAGCGCCTCGGTGTCGAGGAGGCCCGGCAGCTGTGTCACGCGGATGCGCCACCCTTCGTGTAGGCCTCGTAGCCCTCGTTCTCCAGCTTGTCGGCGAGTTCGGCGCCGCCGGACTCCACGATGCGACCGGCCGAGAAGACGTGGACGTAGTCGGGCTTGATGTAGCGCAGGATGCGCGTGTAGTGGGTGATCAGCAGGGTGCCGACCTCGCCGGTCTCGCGGACCCGGTTCACGCCCTCGGACACGACGCGCAGGGCGTCGACGTCCAGGCCGGAGTCGGTCTCGTCGAGGATCGCGACCTTCGGCTTGAGCAGCTCCAGCTGAAGGATCTCGTGGCGCTTCTTCTCACCGCCGGAGAAGCCCTCGTTGACGTTGCGCTCGGCGAAGGACGGGTCCATGTTGAGGCGCTCCATGGCCTCCTTGACCTCCTTCACCCAGGTGCGCAGCTTGGGGGCCTCGCCGCGGATGGCGGTGGCGGACGTACGCAGGAAGTTCGACACGGACACACCCGGGACCTCGACCGGGTACTGCATCGCCAGGAACAGGCCCGCGCGGGCGCGCTCGTCGACGGACATCTCCAGGACGTCCTCGCCGTCGAGGGTGACGGTGCCGCCGGTGATCGTGTACTTCGGGTGACCCGCGAGGGAGTAGGCGAGGGTCGACTTGCCCGAGCCGTTGGGGCCCATGATGGCGTGCGTCTCGCCCTGCTTCACGGTGAGGTCGACGCCCTTGAGGATCTCCTTCGTGGCGTTGTCGGCCTCGACGGTGACGTGCAGGTCTCGGATTTCAAGCGTTGCCATGGGTGCCTCAGGACTCCTGGGTGAGGGAGACGAGAACGTCGTCCCCTTCGATCTTTACGGGGTATACGGGGACGGGGCGCGTCGCGGGGAGGCCGGACGGCTTGCCGGTGCGCAGGTCGAACGCGGAGCCGTGCAGCCAGCACTCGATCTGGCAGTCCTCCACCTCGCCCTCGGAGAGCGAGACGTTCGCGTGGGAACAGATGTCGTGGATGGCGAACACCTCCCCCTCGGTCTGCACGACCGAGACCGGCGTGCCGTCGAGTTCCACCCGCTTCGGGGTGTCCTCCTCCAGCTCACTCAGCCCACAGGCGCGTACGAAAGCCATCAGACCGTGGCCTCCAGCTCCTCGTC containing:
- the sufC gene encoding Fe-S cluster assembly ATPase SufC, which produces MATLEIRDLHVTVEADNATKEILKGVDLTVKQGETHAIMGPNGSGKSTLAYSLAGHPKYTITGGTVTLDGEDVLEMSVDERARAGLFLAMQYPVEVPGVSVSNFLRTSATAIRGEAPKLRTWVKEVKEAMERLNMDPSFAERNVNEGFSGGEKKRHEILQLELLKPKVAILDETDSGLDVDALRVVSEGVNRVRETGEVGTLLITHYTRILRYIKPDYVHVFSAGRIVESGGAELADKLENEGYEAYTKGGASA
- a CDS encoding non-heme iron oxygenase ferredoxin subunit, with translation MAFVRACGLSELEEDTPKRVELDGTPVSVVQTEGEVFAIHDICSHANVSLSEGEVEDCQIECWLHGSAFDLRTGKPSGLPATRPVPVYPVKIEGDDVLVSLTQES